From a single Apium graveolens cultivar Ventura chromosome 2, ASM990537v1, whole genome shotgun sequence genomic region:
- the LOC141695810 gene encoding uncharacterized protein LOC141695810, whose product MVKQTNGEYIAKDLILEKYQALVQSYLALIPRHQVLHVCQEENEEADTISKLVWNSSDLDCSVYFEELQKPFIESEEVLEIESNQNWMTPFINYLERGELPKEKGKAQRLKAKAAKFFLEEGLLYRRTFSSPILKCVGPEEAKYYLMEVNGEICGDHMPAKALTHKIIRQGYYWPTIHQDAVEFVRIYKEC is encoded by the coding sequence AtggtcaagcaaacaaatggAGAGTACATAGCAAAGGACCTTATTCTGGAAAAGTACCAAGCACTGGTTCAAAGCTACCTAGCTTTGATCCCAAGGCATCAAGTCCTACATGTATGTCAAGAAGAAAACGAAGAAGCTGATACTATATCCAAGCTAGTCTGGAACTCATCAGATCTGGACTGCTCAGTTTACTTTGAAGAGCTCCAAAAACCATTTATCGAATCCGAAGAAGTATTAGAGATAGAAAGCAACCAGAACTGGATGACTCCATTCATCAACTACTTAGAAAGAGGAGAACTCCCGAAAGAAAAAGGAAAGGCTCAAAGACTAAAAGCCAAAGCAGccaagttcttcctcgaagaaGGACTACTTTACCGCAGGACCTTCTCGTCTCCTATTCTAAAGTGTGTCGGGCCAGAAGAAGCCAAGTACTATTTAATGGAAGTCAATGGAGAAATCTGTGGAGACCATATGCCTGCAAAGGCCCTAACtcataagatcataagacaaggctactactggccaaccaTTCATCAAGATGCGGTAGAGTTTGTGAGAATATACAAGGAATGCTAA